ACCATAAAAATCAATTGTACTGTTTTGTAATAGTAGATCTAAATTAGGCATTAGCCTCTTAACCAAATCCTTTTCGGTAAAGTCCCGGAGGTCTAAATAAACGGGACCACTTCCCTTTTCAACTTCCTCTACCATTTTTCGCACTGCAATATGTCCGCTTGCCCTGCTGCCATCTCCAGATTTATCTAGAAAGGATTCCCCCAGTTTATTTATATATTTGCCGCCATGGGCCATAAACTTGGACTGTCCATAGGTATCATAAGCCTTTAATGATACATTGAAGTGGTTTCCATACTCCATATATGCCAGATCTGCTCCCGCTTCAAAGGCCATTATCAAGCCTTCTCCAGAGACAACATCCTGACCAAAAAACGGACCCCTGTAACTGCAGCCACCTGCAGCAAGGACTGTTGATTTTGCATTAATGAGTATGCTTTCTCCATTTCTTATATTAAAGCCCATTACACCACAAACTGCATCAGCTTCATCCTTAACAACCTTTGTAATCTGAACCCTATCTAGTATTTTAATACCCATTTTTATTAAATCTTTTCTCATTTCCTGCATGAGTCTGTATGTGGGGATTAAAACACACTTGGTAATTTTGCCCCTGCCGCCCCTTCGCATATAGGAGCCATCTGAATTTTTTTCTATATAATAGCCTTGATGATCCAGGTCTTTAATAATTTCGTAATTAGTTTCAAAAAGTTTTATAACCCAGTTTTTAATATTAATGCCTTCTCCTATTTCAAGGTAATAATTTACCCACTCTTGCAATGAATCCTCTTCTGGGACCCAACATAAAAAGTCTCCTGCTGCAAATGCCGTGGGTCCACTTGTCCCAGCTCTAGCCTTATCAACTAATATGACCTTTTGACCAGCTTCAGCAGCTGTTTTAGCGGCAAGCATACCACCCATTCCCGCTCCCACTACAAGGACATCAGTACTATACATATGACCACCTCACAAAAATACAATTAAGTCTCTAAGAGCTCTTTATACATATCTGGGCGCCTCTTATCAAAAAACTTGCACTTGGGCGTATTATCCTCTATGTTTATATCCTGAAAGAAAATTTCTTCCTCATTTTTGCTCATTTTTTGTAATATGTTACCTTCCTTATCTACAATGAGACTATTACCCATAAATTTCCATCCATCTTCATTGCCAGTTTTATTAACAGCAACAATATAAGTGGAATTTTCATATGCCCTGATTTGCATTAATCTTTCCCAAATTAATAATCTATTGGGATCAGTATCAAATAAGGCTGAATTTGTTGGAACAAATATAACATCTGCCCCCTTAAGACCCAGTATTCTAAAGCCCTCTGGAAAATGTCTGTCAAAGCATATTTGTATCCCTATACTAATTCCTTTGATATTAAATACAGGAAAACCAAGGTT
The window above is part of the Desulfitibacter alkalitolerans DSM 16504 genome. Proteins encoded here:
- a CDS encoding carbon-nitrogen hydrolase family protein; translation: MKIRIGGVQLGPSNESMILNAQKVMEYIQAAEKLSIDIFCLPELCVTTYFPKNYYENVERFILADNDNLFQHILSVTSSINTAVLFPYAEHTVDGVFNTAVIMEKGRSLGKYRKIHLPILQGGSKYNNMEAKYFNVGNLGFPVFNIKGISIGIQICFDRHFPEGFRILGLKGADVIFVPTNSALFDTDPNRLLIWERLMQIRAYENSTYIVAVNKTGNEDGWKFMGNSLIVDKEGNILQKMSKNEEEIFFQDINIEDNTPKCKFFDKRRPDMYKELLET
- a CDS encoding FAD-dependent oxidoreductase, with amino-acid sequence MYSTDVLVVGAGMGGMLAAKTAAEAGQKVILVDKARAGTSGPTAFAAGDFLCWVPEEDSLQEWVNYYLEIGEGINIKNWVIKLFETNYEIIKDLDHQGYYIEKNSDGSYMRRGGRGKITKCVLIPTYRLMQEMRKDLIKMGIKILDRVQITKVVKDEADAVCGVMGFNIRNGESILINAKSTVLAAGGCSYRGPFFGQDVVSGEGLIMAFEAGADLAYMEYGNHFNVSLKAYDTYGQSKFMAHGGKYINKLGESFLDKSGDGSRASGHIAVRKMVEEVEKGSGPVYLDLRDFTEKDLVKRLMPNLDLLLQNSTIDFYGAPNEAIPGLTGTSNASSAGVLIDDMGRTSVKGLYAAGDNASKGLVTGACVGLSGVSLAWANVTGHLAGKSAAAYARSKEESTSIIMKNIEINEFHEFKGSKGSINPREVIWKLSEIMGNGYVSIVKSQERLDGALDRCRGLERILYNDALVNDYHDLMLWHEAKNALNTARLTLNASIYRRETRGGHYREDYPQRDMLLDNNILVVNKHTGESAFNYLSVQRGVAFTWS